Proteins from one Halopseudomonas pelagia genomic window:
- a CDS encoding DUF4105 domain-containing protein, with protein sequence MLTLLFLTSLAILLSSLWAVLALWFQAPGSTAARQGLMIGWGVAVVALLILLWQGWIWQSLVVYVVMFVLLRRWWASLKPSNDRDWADDLARTTHGTIQDDLVTLHNVRNFNWRTEDDYDICWETREYDLSRLHSVDMTTSYWGLPAIAHVLLSFGFDNGDFVVFSVEIRKERQELFSEIGGFFKKFELSIVATDERDALRVRTNVRGEDAYLYHTRLTDVTARQLFVSFVEEANTLAATPRFYHSITANCTTLVFNMLRRIIGGLPLDVRLLLSGYLPAYVQKHRGLQLDYSLKTLKQRGRITQSAIAADKAEDFSWRIRQGIPGWEPETLPGGQAPIK encoded by the coding sequence TTGCTCACCCTGTTGTTTCTGACCAGCCTGGCGATTCTCCTGAGCAGCCTCTGGGCTGTACTGGCGCTCTGGTTTCAGGCGCCAGGGAGCACCGCGGCGCGGCAGGGGCTGATGATCGGTTGGGGCGTTGCGGTAGTGGCGTTGCTGATACTGCTATGGCAGGGCTGGATATGGCAAAGCCTGGTGGTTTATGTAGTGATGTTCGTGTTGCTGCGCAGGTGGTGGGCCAGCCTCAAACCCTCGAATGACCGCGATTGGGCCGACGATCTGGCGCGCACCACGCATGGCACCATTCAGGATGATCTGGTCACGCTGCACAATGTACGCAACTTCAACTGGCGAACCGAAGACGATTACGACATCTGCTGGGAAACCCGCGAGTACGATCTGAGCCGGCTGCATTCCGTGGATATGACGACCTCCTACTGGGGCTTGCCGGCGATTGCCCATGTGCTGCTGTCCTTCGGATTCGACAATGGCGACTTCGTCGTTTTCTCCGTTGAGATCCGCAAGGAACGCCAGGAGCTGTTTTCGGAAATTGGCGGCTTTTTCAAAAAGTTCGAGCTGAGTATCGTCGCCACCGACGAGCGCGATGCGCTGCGGGTACGTACCAATGTGCGCGGTGAAGACGCCTACCTTTACCATACGCGGCTGACTGACGTGACCGCCCGGCAGCTATTCGTGTCCTTTGTTGAGGAGGCCAACACGCTTGCCGCTACGCCGCGTTTTTATCACAGCATCACTGCCAATTGCACCACGCTGGTGTTCAATATGCTGCGACGGATCATCGGTGGGCTGCCACTCGATGTGCGACTGCTGCTCTCAGGCTATTTGCCGGCCTACGTACAAAAGCATCGGGGTTTGCAGCTGGATTACAGTCTGAAGACACTCAAGCAGCGCGGGCGCATCACCCAGAGCGCGATCGCCGCTGACAAGGCCGAAGACTTCTCATGGCGTATCCGCCAGGGCATCCCCGGATGGGAGCCGGAAACTTTGCCCGGCGGGCAGGCTCCAATCAAATAA
- a CDS encoding aldehyde dehydrogenase family protein — MSKTLQTISPIDGSVYVERPLATEEQINEALDLAIKAQRRWKTTPLRERLEIVRQAIAAFSARESVLAEELCWMMGRPIRYAAGEIKGYVERATYMADIAETALADIELPEKAGFKRFIRREPLGVSLIIAPWNFPYLTAVNAVVPAILAGNAVLLKHSAQTPLCAERMVASFAEAGLPEGVFQYLHMSHADTQALISRPGIAHVAFTGSVAGGEMVEKAAAGRFIASGLELGGKDPAYVRADADLAHAVETLVDGAFFNSGQSCCGIERIYVHEDLHDEFVELVVALVRQYKLGRSDDPETTLGPVVRPEAAAFIRAQIAEAVAQGAEAHIDADEFPLSRSGSAYLAPQVLTGVNHGMRIMTEESFGPVVGIQKVSSDAEAVAFMNDSEYGLTAAIFSQDVDASLAIADRLQTGTVFLNRCDYLDPALAWTGVKNSGRGCTLSSVGYEYVTRPKSFHFKIL; from the coding sequence ATGAGCAAAACCCTGCAAACCATCTCTCCAATCGACGGCTCGGTCTACGTAGAACGACCTCTGGCGACCGAGGAGCAGATCAATGAAGCCCTGGACCTTGCCATTAAAGCCCAGCGCCGCTGGAAAACCACGCCATTGCGTGAGCGACTGGAGATAGTTCGCCAGGCTATAGCTGCTTTCAGCGCCAGAGAGTCAGTACTTGCAGAGGAACTGTGCTGGATGATGGGCCGGCCAATTCGTTATGCGGCGGGCGAAATCAAAGGCTATGTGGAGCGCGCCACCTATATGGCTGATATCGCCGAAACGGCCCTGGCGGATATCGAATTGCCGGAGAAGGCCGGGTTCAAACGCTTTATTCGTCGTGAGCCACTCGGCGTGTCGCTGATCATTGCGCCGTGGAATTTTCCTTACCTGACCGCCGTCAACGCCGTGGTGCCGGCGATTCTGGCGGGCAATGCGGTGCTGCTCAAGCATTCGGCACAAACGCCGCTGTGCGCCGAGCGGATGGTCGCGTCCTTTGCCGAAGCAGGCCTGCCTGAAGGGGTCTTTCAATATCTGCATATGAGCCACGCGGACACGCAGGCACTGATTTCACGACCAGGTATTGCCCACGTTGCCTTTACCGGTTCAGTCGCCGGCGGCGAGATGGTAGAAAAGGCGGCGGCGGGGCGCTTTATCGCTAGCGGTCTGGAGCTGGGCGGCAAAGACCCGGCTTATGTGCGCGCCGATGCGGATCTGGCCCACGCGGTGGAAACACTGGTGGATGGCGCCTTTTTCAATTCCGGCCAGTCCTGTTGTGGTATCGAGCGCATTTACGTGCACGAGGATTTGCACGATGAGTTTGTCGAACTGGTGGTCGCGTTAGTACGCCAGTACAAGCTGGGCCGCTCGGACGATCCGGAAACCACCCTGGGGCCAGTGGTGCGCCCGGAAGCGGCGGCGTTCATACGTGCTCAAATCGCCGAAGCGGTTGCCCAGGGCGCTGAAGCGCATATTGATGCCGACGAGTTTCCGCTAAGCCGCTCCGGTAGTGCCTACCTGGCACCGCAGGTGCTGACCGGGGTCAATCATGGCATGCGGATAATGACTGAGGAATCCTTTGGCCCGGTGGTAGGAATACAGAAGGTCAGCAGCGACGCAGAAGCTGTGGCCTTCATGAACGACAGTGAATACGGCCTGACTGCCGCGATTTTCAGCCAGGACGTAGATGCGTCTCTGGCGATAGCGGACCGGCTGCAGACGGGGACGGTTTTCCTTAATCGTTGCGATTATCTGGATCCGGCGTTGGCCTGGACCGGGGTGAAAAACTCTGGCCGGGGCTGTACCTTGTCCAGTGTCGGCTATGAATATGTCACCCGACCTAAATCCTTTCACTTCAAGATTCTGTAG
- a CDS encoding AI-2E family transporter codes for MHSLTPAPLKGVSSGVQWLLGAAALVIVLGGLKAIGHIVTPFLLAAFLAIICAPPLNWMQRHRLPGPLAVLVLFSVVGLTFFLLFLALKDAAESMASQAPLYQARFNGWLIELREMLAARGLPRELLPSTLPLPATATITGIARGVAGGLGQFTASTLLVLLAFMFLLLEERYLSDKLNAAFPSRRRARVRARRFLRSVYRYLLIKTAASTATGLIVGIALAFMGVDFAVLWGIVAGLLNFIPTIGSIIAAIPAVIIAFMGMGIVDGLLVLALYVAVNTAIGSIIEPRLMGTSLGISPLIVLVSLLIWGYVFGPIGMLLAVPLTMIAKLALDASPETRWAGILMSDSVKRLHG; via the coding sequence ATGCATTCCTTGACACCTGCTCCCCTTAAAGGCGTTTCCTCCGGCGTCCAATGGCTCCTTGGTGCCGCCGCTCTGGTTATTGTGCTGGGCGGGCTCAAGGCGATCGGGCATATCGTCACGCCCTTTTTGCTGGCCGCCTTTTTGGCGATTATCTGTGCGCCGCCGTTGAACTGGATGCAAAGACACAGACTGCCAGGCCCATTGGCGGTGCTGGTGCTGTTCTCCGTCGTTGGTTTGACCTTCTTCCTGCTGTTTCTGGCGCTCAAGGATGCCGCCGAAAGCATGGCCTCCCAGGCGCCCCTGTATCAGGCCAGGTTCAACGGCTGGCTGATCGAGCTGCGCGAGATGCTCGCCGCGCGTGGCCTGCCCCGCGAACTGTTACCCAGCACCCTGCCCTTGCCTGCGACCGCAACCATTACCGGGATAGCGCGGGGTGTCGCCGGCGGACTTGGGCAATTTACGGCCAGCACGCTGCTGGTGCTGCTGGCGTTCATGTTCCTGTTGCTTGAAGAGCGCTATCTGTCGGACAAACTCAACGCGGCCTTTCCCAGTCGCCGTAGAGCCCGGGTCAGAGCTCGTCGCTTTCTGCGCTCGGTGTACCGCTACCTGCTGATCAAGACGGCCGCGAGTACGGCCACCGGCTTGATCGTCGGCATAGCACTGGCTTTCATGGGTGTGGACTTTGCTGTGCTGTGGGGAATTGTCGCCGGACTACTGAACTTCATCCCTACCATAGGCTCGATCATCGCTGCTATTCCAGCGGTGATTATTGCCTTTATGGGTATGGGGATCGTTGACGGCCTGCTGGTGCTTGCCCTGTATGTCGCCGTCAATACTGCCATCGGCAGTATTATCGAGCCGCGCCTGATGGGCACCAGCCTGGGGATTTCTCCACTCATCGTACTGGTGTCGCTGCTGATCTGGGGCTACGTGTTCGGACCAATAGGCATGTTGTTGGCGGTGCCATTGACGATGATCGCCAAGCTGGCGCTGGACGCCTCCCCCGAGACGCGCTGGGCCGGCATCCTCATGAGTGATTCCGTCAAACGCCTGCACGGCTGA
- a CDS encoding TRAP transporter substrate-binding protein, producing MSSRRNFLKNAAIGAVGASTLGSAHIYAQENKKITWRLQTYAGPALAEHVIKPSIDAFNKAANGEMEIELYFADQLVPTGELFRAMQRGTIDAVQSDDDSIAAPVDVSVFGGYFPFASRYSLDVPVLFEKYGLKEIWEEAYGEVEGVTWLGAGAWDPCNFATVKPINSLEDLKGKRIFTFPTAGKFLSRFGVVPVTLPWEDVEVAMQTGELDGIAWSGITEDYTVGWADVTNYFLTNNISGAWCGSYFANEEKWNEVPEHLKTLFRLCMDSSNYYRQHWYWGGEADLRVNGSKLQLTTIPDAEWATVEQEAMKFWDEIAKTSPRCAKVVEIFKQYNALMAKAGTPYRCG from the coding sequence ATGAGTTCAAGACGCAATTTTCTAAAGAACGCGGCTATCGGAGCGGTAGGCGCCTCGACGCTGGGCAGCGCGCATATCTACGCCCAGGAAAACAAAAAGATCACCTGGCGACTGCAGACCTACGCTGGCCCGGCGCTGGCCGAACACGTAATCAAACCATCCATCGATGCCTTCAACAAGGCAGCCAACGGCGAGATGGAAATCGAACTGTATTTTGCCGATCAGTTGGTGCCCACCGGCGAGCTGTTCCGGGCGATGCAGCGCGGTACTATTGATGCGGTGCAGAGCGATGATGATTCCATTGCCGCGCCGGTGGATGTGTCGGTATTTGGCGGCTATTTTCCTTTCGCTTCGCGTTACAGCCTGGACGTACCGGTACTGTTCGAGAAGTACGGCCTGAAGGAAATCTGGGAAGAGGCTTATGGCGAAGTGGAAGGCGTAACCTGGCTGGGCGCCGGGGCCTGGGACCCGTGCAACTTTGCCACGGTGAAGCCAATCAACTCGCTGGAGGATCTCAAGGGTAAGCGCATCTTCACCTTCCCGACGGCAGGCAAGTTTCTCTCGCGTTTCGGCGTGGTGCCGGTGACGCTGCCCTGGGAAGACGTGGAAGTGGCCATGCAGACCGGTGAGCTTGACGGTATCGCCTGGTCCGGTATTACCGAGGATTACACCGTGGGTTGGGCCGATGTGACCAACTACTTCCTGACCAATAATATCTCCGGCGCCTGGTGTGGCTCCTACTTCGCCAACGAAGAAAAATGGAACGAGGTGCCGGAGCATCTGAAAACCCTGTTCCGCCTGTGCATGGACAGCTCGAACTATTACCGGCAGCACTGGTACTGGGGCGGCGAAGCTGATCTGCGGGTGAACGGCAGCAAGTTGCAGCTGACCACAATACCCGATGCCGAATGGGCTACAGTTGAACAGGAGGCCATGAAGTTCTGGGACGAAATCGCCAAGACCAGCCCCCGCTGCGCCAAGGTGGTAGAGATTTTCAAGCAGTACAACGCGCTGATGGCCAAGGCGGGCACGCCGTATCGCTGCGGCTGA
- a CDS encoding glutamine synthetase family protein produces MLKPREVKTVEDAKRIVEERGISHVKVGLFDNDGVMRGKYMSREKFFSSLEHGFAFCDVVLGWDVKDQLYDNASYTGWHTGYPDAPVRILPASCRDIPFEDGMLLFLAEFDKQAEAVCPRGTLRRVIERCQEMGFEPYAALEYEFFMFNETPESARAKGFRDLIPYTPDWFGYSMIRNSVHAELYHQILDMSEAMDFPIEGLHTETGPGVLEAAIAVDHAEAAADKAALFKTFMKVLAQRQGMMATFMAKWSGKYPGQSGHIHVSLRDKNTDKSAFYDANEKHCMSKIQRQFLAGQQRLMPEMLCMVAPTLNSYRRMIPGYWAPTDATWGVENRTAALRVIPGSDKSQRQEYRLGAADGNPYLALSVALASGLYGIMHEWEPGEPVEGNAYDIKHPPELALPRTLWDAAQRLRASDAARELFGDAFVEHFAASREWEEREYRRHVSDWELDRYFEII; encoded by the coding sequence ATGCTCAAACCGCGGGAAGTCAAAACCGTCGAAGATGCCAAGCGCATTGTCGAGGAGCGTGGGATCAGCCACGTAAAGGTCGGGCTGTTCGATAATGACGGCGTCATGCGCGGAAAGTACATGAGCCGAGAAAAGTTCTTTTCCTCGCTTGAACACGGTTTTGCCTTCTGCGATGTGGTGCTGGGCTGGGACGTCAAGGATCAGCTCTACGACAACGCCAGCTATACCGGCTGGCACACCGGTTACCCGGACGCGCCGGTACGCATTCTTCCCGCCAGTTGCCGGGATATTCCCTTTGAAGACGGCATGCTGCTGTTTCTTGCCGAGTTTGATAAGCAGGCCGAAGCGGTCTGCCCACGCGGTACTTTGCGTCGCGTGATCGAGCGCTGCCAGGAGATGGGTTTTGAACCCTACGCAGCGCTTGAATATGAATTCTTCATGTTCAACGAAACGCCTGAATCGGCACGGGCCAAGGGTTTTCGCGACCTGATCCCCTATACCCCGGACTGGTTCGGTTATTCGATGATACGCAATTCGGTACACGCTGAGCTGTATCACCAGATTCTCGACATGTCCGAAGCCATGGACTTTCCGATCGAAGGCCTGCACACCGAAACCGGCCCCGGGGTATTGGAGGCGGCGATAGCGGTGGATCACGCCGAAGCGGCTGCGGACAAGGCGGCGCTGTTCAAGACGTTCATGAAAGTACTGGCCCAGCGTCAGGGCATGATGGCCACGTTCATGGCCAAATGGTCTGGCAAGTATCCGGGGCAGAGCGGCCATATTCACGTTTCATTGAGAGATAAAAATACAGATAAATCAGCGTTTTATGACGCCAATGAAAAGCACTGCATGAGCAAGATTCAGCGCCAGTTTCTCGCCGGCCAGCAGCGCCTGATGCCGGAAATGCTGTGCATGGTGGCGCCGACGTTGAATAGCTACCGGCGAATGATTCCGGGTTACTGGGCGCCGACGGATGCGACCTGGGGCGTGGAGAATCGCACCGCTGCGTTGCGCGTGATTCCCGGCAGCGACAAATCCCAGCGCCAGGAGTATCGCCTAGGCGCTGCGGACGGTAACCCGTATCTGGCACTCTCGGTGGCGCTGGCGTCGGGCCTGTACGGGATCATGCATGAGTGGGAACCCGGTGAGCCGGTGGAGGGCAACGCCTATGACATCAAGCATCCACCTGAGCTGGCCCTGCCCAGAACGCTGTGGGACGCGGCGCAGCGGTTGCGTGCATCGGATGCGGCGCGCGAACTGTTTGGCGATGCCTTCGTTGAACATTTTGCTGCCAGCCGCGAGTGGGAGGAGCGCGAATATCGCCGGCATGTAAGTGATTGGGAGCTGGATCGGTATTTTGAAATCATCTGA
- a CDS encoding nucleoside deaminase gives MDPFMRATIDEARAGLAEGGIPIGSVLVHNGKIIGHGHNRRVQHGSAILHGEMDALENAGRLPASVYSESVLYTTLSPCAMCSGAILLYGIPRVVIGENQTFMGEEQLLRERGVVVEVLQNDECIALMREFIQASSELWNEDIGEER, from the coding sequence ATGGATCCTTTTATGCGCGCGACCATCGATGAGGCCCGTGCTGGCCTGGCCGAGGGCGGAATACCGATCGGCTCGGTGCTGGTTCACAACGGCAAGATCATCGGCCATGGGCATAACCGCCGTGTTCAGCATGGCAGTGCCATTTTGCATGGCGAAATGGATGCGCTGGAGAACGCCGGGCGATTGCCGGCCTCGGTGTATAGCGAATCGGTGCTCTATACCACGCTGTCGCCCTGCGCGATGTGCAGCGGCGCGATTCTGCTGTATGGCATTCCCAGGGTGGTGATTGGCGAGAATCAAACCTTTATGGGTGAAGAACAACTGCTGCGTGAGCGCGGTGTTGTTGTCGAGGTATTGCAGAACGACGAATGCATAGCGCTGATGCGCGAGTTTATACAGGCGAGCTCGGAACTCTGGAATGAGGATATCGGCGAGGAGAGATAG
- a CDS encoding TRAP transporter large permease subunit, translating into MSYNVIALLMFSSMMLLLLTGKRVFGAIGFVAVAAALLLWGDGGSEIAFSAAMKLMKWYPLLTLPLFVYMGYMLSESGLAEDLYRMFHVWMGPVHGGLAIGTIGLMVAISAMNGLSVAGMAIGASIALPELLRRGYDKIMVTGVIQAGSSLGILIPPSVVLVLYGMIARQPVGQLWLAGVFPGLMMAGLFVLYIAIRCRLQPQLGPALPEEERRQITRADKFKLLQAGIIPVFIFFSMTGLFLLGYTSLVESSAVGAAAATLAALLKGRLTRKVMEETLRKTLAISCMFMWIILAALCFGAVFDGLGAVRAIESLFLDNLGLGPWQVLILMQLSFIIMGMFLDDTAMLVIVAPLYIPLVGALGFDLIWYGVLYTITCQIAYMTPPFGYNLFLMRAMAPPEVTLRDIYVSVTPFVLIMVLALVLVMIFPQIALWLPELHYAR; encoded by the coding sequence ATGAGCTACAACGTCATAGCGCTGTTGATGTTCTCCAGCATGATGCTGCTGTTGTTGACCGGCAAGCGGGTATTCGGCGCTATAGGTTTTGTCGCGGTGGCCGCAGCCTTGTTGTTGTGGGGCGATGGCGGATCTGAAATCGCCTTCAGTGCGGCGATGAAGTTGATGAAATGGTACCCGCTGCTGACGCTACCGTTATTCGTTTATATGGGCTACATGCTCTCCGAATCAGGGTTGGCCGAAGACCTGTATCGCATGTTTCACGTGTGGATGGGCCCGGTTCACGGCGGCCTGGCGATCGGCACCATCGGTTTGATGGTGGCCATCTCGGCCATGAATGGCCTGAGCGTGGCGGGTATGGCGATTGGCGCCAGTATTGCGCTACCCGAGCTGCTGCGCCGCGGCTATGACAAGATCATGGTCACCGGGGTAATCCAGGCCGGCAGTTCCCTGGGGATTCTGATTCCGCCCAGTGTGGTGCTGGTGCTCTACGGCATGATTGCCCGCCAGCCGGTAGGCCAGTTGTGGCTGGCGGGGGTATTTCCGGGGCTGATGATGGCCGGCCTGTTTGTACTGTATATCGCCATTCGTTGCCGCCTGCAGCCGCAGCTGGGGCCGGCGCTGCCTGAAGAGGAGCGCCGGCAGATTACCCGCGCAGACAAATTCAAGTTGCTGCAGGCGGGCATCATTCCGGTGTTTATCTTTTTCTCCATGACCGGGCTGTTTCTGCTCGGTTACACCAGTCTGGTCGAGAGCTCTGCTGTGGGCGCTGCTGCAGCGACTTTGGCCGCTTTGCTGAAAGGTCGGCTGACGCGCAAAGTAATGGAAGAGACGCTGCGCAAAACGCTGGCGATCAGTTGCATGTTCATGTGGATCATCCTCGCGGCGCTGTGTTTTGGCGCCGTGTTCGATGGTCTCGGCGCGGTGCGCGCAATCGAGTCGCTGTTTCTCGACAATCTGGGTTTGGGCCCCTGGCAGGTGCTGATATTGATGCAGCTGTCCTTCATCATCATGGGCATGTTCCTGGACGACACGGCGATGCTGGTAATTGTCGCGCCGCTGTATATCCCGTTGGTGGGCGCGCTGGGCTTCGACCTGATCTGGTACGGCGTGCTTTATACCATCACCTGCCAGATCGCCTATATGACGCCACCCTTTGGTTACAATCTGTTCCTGATGCGCGCCATGGCGCCGCCAGAGGTGACGCTGCGGGACATTTACGTCTCGGTTACGCCCTTCGTGCTGATCATGGTGCTGGCCTTGGTACTGGTGATGATTTTCCCGCAGATTGCGCTGTGGTTGCCGGAGCTGCATTACGCCCGGTAG
- a CDS encoding long-chain fatty acid--CoA ligase, whose amino-acid sequence MFDRHYAVWPVSVPHDLELPQTSLYSNLTVSALRYPDHPAIIYYGSTLTYRELDQQAQALAGYLQQAGVKAGDRVLLYMQNSPQFVIGFYAILRANAVVIPVNPMNRKAELEYLLEDTEAEVALCGLELLDNIAPLVGQRGLREVITSAYSEYVREPTSIDLPEAVKLPASIPALPGVTDWQKTLAANHAPGPLTAGPDDLCVIPYSSGTTGNPKGCVHTHRSVMATTVYCSVWGNAQHNSVQLVSVPMFHVTGMQVCMNSSIFIGGTQVVMTRWDRKVAAQLIENHGITSWRNISTMVVDLLSDPDIDQYNITSLKAIGGGGAAMPLAVAEKLRLKTGLEYAEGYGLSETISATHMNPYHAPKPQCLGIPIIGVDSRVINLDTLEEVGPDVTGEIVVQGEQLFQGYWKRPEATEEAFVELQGKRFFRTGDLGHYDEEGYFFLVDRVKRMINAAGFKVWPAEVESLLYGHPAVQEVCVISAPDTRRGETTKAVIVLAAGQQATEEEIINWCQANMSAYKCPKQVTFTDALPKSPTGKILWRTLQEQEWADS is encoded by the coding sequence ATGTTCGACCGCCATTACGCCGTATGGCCCGTTTCCGTTCCGCATGATCTGGAACTGCCGCAAACCTCCCTCTACAGTAACCTCACCGTATCGGCGTTGCGTTACCCGGATCACCCCGCGATCATCTATTACGGCTCTACTTTGACCTATAGAGAGCTAGACCAGCAGGCCCAGGCCCTGGCCGGCTACCTCCAGCAGGCAGGCGTCAAGGCCGGTGATCGGGTGTTGCTGTATATGCAGAACAGCCCGCAGTTTGTTATCGGTTTCTACGCCATCCTGCGTGCCAACGCCGTGGTCATCCCGGTCAACCCGATGAACCGCAAAGCCGAACTGGAATACCTGCTGGAAGATACCGAGGCGGAAGTCGCGCTCTGTGGTCTGGAGCTGCTCGACAACATCGCCCCGCTGGTCGGCCAGCGCGGCCTGCGTGAAGTGATTACCAGCGCCTACAGCGAATATGTCCGTGAGCCAACCAGCATTGATTTGCCCGAAGCAGTCAAGCTGCCAGCGTCCATACCCGCACTACCCGGCGTGACCGACTGGCAAAAGACCCTGGCTGCCAATCATGCACCTGGTCCCTTGACCGCAGGCCCGGATGATCTTTGTGTTATTCCTTACAGCTCCGGCACGACCGGCAACCCCAAAGGCTGCGTGCATACCCACCGCAGTGTCATGGCCACCACCGTGTACTGCTCGGTATGGGGTAACGCCCAGCACAACAGCGTGCAATTGGTCTCCGTGCCGATGTTCCACGTCACCGGCATGCAGGTGTGCATGAACAGCTCGATCTTTATCGGTGGCACTCAGGTGGTCATGACCCGCTGGGATCGCAAGGTCGCGGCGCAACTGATCGAAAACCACGGCATCACCAGCTGGCGTAATATTTCCACCATGGTCGTGGACCTCCTCTCGGATCCGGATATCGATCAATACAACATCACTAGTCTCAAAGCGATCGGCGGCGGCGGCGCAGCCATGCCCCTGGCGGTTGCGGAGAAGCTCAGGCTCAAAACCGGGCTGGAATATGCCGAAGGTTACGGCCTGTCGGAAACCATCAGCGCTACCCATATGAACCCCTACCATGCGCCCAAGCCGCAGTGCCTGGGCATTCCGATCATCGGCGTGGATTCGCGCGTGATCAATCTCGATACGCTGGAAGAAGTCGGCCCGGATGTGACCGGCGAGATCGTGGTGCAAGGCGAGCAACTGTTTCAGGGTTACTGGAAGCGCCCCGAGGCCACCGAAGAAGCCTTTGTCGAGCTGCAGGGCAAGCGCTTTTTCCGCACCGGCGATCTGGGCCACTACGACGAAGAGGGCTATTTCTTTCTGGTTGACCGGGTCAAACGCATGATCAACGCTGCCGGCTTCAAGGTCTGGCCGGCGGAGGTTGAATCCCTGCTCTACGGCCACCCGGCGGTACAGGAAGTCTGCGTGATCTCAGCCCCGGACACCCGGCGCGGTGAGACCACCAAGGCAGTTATCGTGTTGGCCGCAGGGCAGCAGGCCACCGAGGAGGAGATCATCAACTGGTGTCAGGCCAACATGTCGGCCTACAAGTGCCCCAAGCAGGTAACCTTCACTGATGCCTTGCCCAAGTCGCCTACCGGCAAGATTCTCTGGCGCACGCTCCAGGAACAGGAATGGGCGGATAGTTAA
- a CDS encoding TRAP transporter small permease subunit has translation MPRTIRMFVQAVDAMNRFIGRCAMYLIFVMMAVLLYSSISKTFFNPSIWTLEVAQFLMVAYFLLGGAYSMQLDGHVRMDLLYSKWSPRTKGAVDAVTVLLLMFYLFWLLYGGISSTQYALQYNETSYSAWSPRMAPIKIIMCIGVAMMILQTLATLCRDIAEARGVPLE, from the coding sequence ATGCCCAGGACGATTCGGATGTTCGTGCAAGCAGTGGATGCTATGAACCGGTTTATTGGCCGGTGCGCGATGTATCTGATTTTCGTCATGATGGCCGTGTTGTTGTACTCCTCCATCAGCAAAACCTTCTTTAATCCCTCGATCTGGACCCTGGAAGTCGCGCAATTTTTGATGGTTGCCTACTTCCTGCTGGGCGGCGCCTATTCAATGCAGCTGGACGGCCATGTGCGCATGGACCTGCTGTACAGCAAATGGTCACCTCGGACCAAAGGCGCGGTGGATGCGGTCACCGTGCTGTTGTTGATGTTCTACCTGTTCTGGCTGCTGTATGGCGGCATTTCTTCCACCCAGTATGCGTTGCAATACAACGAAACCAGCTATTCAGCCTGGTCCCCACGCATGGCGCCGATCAAGATCATCATGTGCATTGGTGTCGCGATGATGATCCTGCAGACGCTGGCCACGCTGTGTCGCGATATCGCCGAGGCGCGCGGGGTTCCGCTGGAATGA